In the genome of Pseudanabaena mucicola str. Chao 1806, the window AGCTGCTGTGGCTGAAAAATTAATGACTCAACTTGTTGATTAATTGGCTCTGATATTCTGCCTACAATACCTTCGGCGAGGCTACCAAATCCAATTGTGAGTAAACCTGCACCTGCCAAAGTTAAAAAATGCCGACGTGGGACAATATCAGTACTATCATCAATCTCTAATTCTGTGTTTGGGGATTTTGGTTCAGATTCTTGTGACATACTCTAAATATATCAGTAGCCAGCAATTCTAAGGATGTTTCCGCGCAAAGCGCAACAATTTTCCTATTGGTTTAAGTTATTCCTCCAAAACATGGAATCTAATAAGCGATCGCCACCAACCTTTCGCCCCAATTGTGAATGCAGGAATCCTAAAATTAATGTGCTAGGCACTGACATAAAGTGCGTAATTCGCAAAGCGTCCCATCCACCAAGACTATCAGAAATCCAATAAAACTGAGCAGGCTTATACATACCCACACCCGTAAAAATCGACAGCAATAAAATGGGGATTATTAAGGTATAGACCACGCGATGCCAAGCATAGTTTTTGCGTTTGACATTTTGACTAACCAGTAGTGCTTTGACATCTTTGCTACTGGCATAGCGATGTTGCCAACGTCGCGTCAGCAAAACATAAATGCCGTACCACAATAAATTCAGCGAAAAGATCCACATCATCGCAAAATGCCAATGCCTCCCCCCTGCTAGCCATCCTCCTAAGCCAAAAATCGGTGGCATATGCAGACCACTGCGCCCTCCAAAGACTGGATTGGCATTGTAAATCTGTAAACCGCTAGTCATCATCAGAAACAAACTTACTAAACTAACCCAATGAAAAACTCTAGCAGGTAAAGCTTGCTTGGGCATCACAGGCGATCGCATAGTTATTCCTTGCTACTTTAAATAAAATCGTATAACTTTATAAAACATGAAGAAGGGCGCTAAGCGCCCTTCTTCATTTATTGAAATTAAATGAACTAAAAACTATTGAGGCTTTTTGGTAGCATCAGCAGGCTTAGCGTCGGTCTTAGTAGCGTCATCAGCAGGCTTAGCATCAGTCTTGGTAGCGTCAGCAGGCTTAGCATCAGTCTTGGTAGCATCAGACTTATCCTTATCAGCAGCAGGCTTAGCATCCTTTGCATCAGTCTTAGTAGCATCAGCAGGCTTAGCATCCTTTGCATCAGTCTTAGTAGCATCAGCAGGCTTAGCATCCTTTGCCTTGTCCTTAGTAGCATCTGCAGCAGGAGTTGTAGCTGCTGGCTTTGCAGTAGGAGCAGAAGTAGCTGCTGGGGTAGAAGTAGGAGCAGGAGTTTCTTGTGCACAAGAAACTAGACTAGCAGATAAGCCAAGGCTTGCAACGATCAAAAGAGCTTTCAAATTCATAGTCGTAATTTTTTCTGTTTAGTGATTAATCTTACTAGTGTTGAATGTTAGTAACTATATGCAGTTTTTGTTGAGGAGCCTGCGTATAATTACTCACGACATTATTCTATGTTAAATAATTGTTAATTAACAGCTTAATTTTTGTAAATTTGTAATCTGTATAGCTGTATTAAGTCGTAAATCATGTAGATGCCTTATGGGATAAGGGAATGTTTAAAAATCAGGTTATAAGAATTATTGAACTGATCGGTCAGGGTTATCGCCTATCCGAGCTGGATGATAATTTACTCAGGCAAGATTTGCTAGAAACCAATAAGCATTTACAAGCTATAGATAACAATGCTTTAAGCGACTTAGGAACACACGAAATTGACGCTATTATTAGACAAAGATCGCATCTGTTGCAGTTGGCTTACCCAGAAATATCACAAGTCATTGTTAAGCAAAATATTCAGCTAGATCATCCCTCGGATATATT includes:
- a CDS encoding cytochrome b/b6 domain-containing protein; this translates as MRSPVMPKQALPARVFHWVSLVSLFLMMTSGLQIYNANPVFGGRSGLHMPPIFGLGGWLAGGRHWHFAMMWIFSLNLLWYGIYVLLTRRWQHRYASSKDVKALLVSQNVKRKNYAWHRVVYTLIIPILLLSIFTGVGMYKPAQFYWISDSLGGWDALRITHFMSVPSTLILGFLHSQLGRKVGGDRLLDSMFWRNNLNQ